The proteins below come from a single Salinilacihabitans rarus genomic window:
- a CDS encoding ArsR/SmtB family transcription factor: MSAQSNEFRVSEEEMDRLEAVAEAADVERALAIFKALADDRRLLIMRLLAESELCVCDLVEVFDIEYSKLSYHLKQLKEADLVTADRDGNYVTYRPTERGDEVVEIVRDIS, translated from the coding sequence ATGTCCGCGCAATCCAACGAGTTTCGGGTGTCGGAGGAGGAGATGGACCGCCTCGAGGCCGTCGCCGAGGCGGCCGACGTCGAGCGTGCGCTCGCCATCTTCAAGGCGCTGGCCGACGACCGCCGCCTGCTCATCATGCGACTGCTCGCCGAGTCCGAACTCTGCGTCTGCGACCTCGTCGAGGTGTTCGACATCGAGTACTCGAAGCTCTCCTACCACCTCAAACAGTTGAAGGAGGCCGACCTCGTCACCGCCGACCGCGACGGCAACTACGTGACCTACCGCCCGACCGAGCGCGGCGACGAAGTCGTCGAAATCGTTCGGGACATCTCCTGA
- a CDS encoding alpha/beta hydrolase translates to MSDSGDSKPVRFRSDGETCRGDLFLPDDAADPPVVVLAHGFGGERTWRLPAYARRFAERGVAAFVFDYRTFGDSGGRPRNLVSPRRQLADWRAAVAHVRGRDDVDGDRLALWGTSLSGGHVITTAARDGDVAAVVAQVPFGDGLATVAGALRRGGASYAREAVAGALRDLPRALLGRDPHYVPIVDEGEGFGVLNAPDARAAIEALVPAGEEFRNEVPGRVAATVPFYRPVSEAGDVDCPTFVAEAARDRIVPPWTVRRLVARLDDVERLRLPGGHFDVYTPPAFDRLVDRQAAFLSRHLRG, encoded by the coding sequence ATGAGCGACTCCGGCGACTCAAAACCGGTCCGGTTCCGAAGCGACGGCGAGACGTGTCGCGGTGACCTCTTTCTCCCCGACGACGCCGCCGACCCGCCCGTCGTGGTGCTTGCCCACGGGTTCGGCGGCGAGCGGACGTGGCGACTGCCCGCGTACGCGCGCCGGTTCGCCGAGCGGGGGGTGGCCGCGTTCGTCTTCGACTACCGCACCTTCGGCGACAGCGGGGGGCGGCCGCGGAATCTGGTCAGCCCTCGCCGGCAACTCGCGGACTGGCGTGCGGCCGTCGCGCACGTCCGCGGGCGCGACGACGTCGACGGGGACCGACTCGCGCTCTGGGGGACGTCCCTCAGCGGCGGCCACGTGATCACGACCGCCGCACGCGACGGGGACGTCGCGGCGGTCGTCGCGCAGGTGCCGTTCGGCGACGGCCTCGCGACCGTCGCCGGCGCGCTCCGGCGCGGGGGCGCGTCGTACGCGCGCGAGGCCGTCGCGGGGGCGCTCCGGGACCTCCCGCGGGCGCTGCTCGGGCGCGACCCCCACTACGTTCCGATCGTCGACGAGGGGGAGGGCTTCGGGGTGTTGAACGCGCCCGACGCGAGGGCCGCGATAGAGGCGCTCGTCCCGGCGGGCGAGGAGTTCCGGAACGAGGTCCCCGGCCGGGTCGCCGCGACCGTCCCCTTCTACCGACCCGTCTCGGAGGCGGGGGACGTCGACTGCCCGACGTTCGTCGCCGAGGCGGCGCGGGACCGGATCGTTCCGCCGTGGACCGTCCGGCGACTCGTCGCGAGACTCGACGACGTCGAACGCCTCCGGTTACCGGGCGGTCACTTCGACGTCTACACGCCCCCGGCGTTCGACCGCCTCGTCGACCGGCAGGCGGCGTTCCTCTCCCGGCACCTCCGGGGGTGA
- a CDS encoding DUF447 domain-containing protein, whose product MTGDAEWPVDLAGVTESVVTTLGPNGLWNAAALGLFAGDGDDAVTARTWGDTRTRRNFHRQGEGYVQFTRDPVDFVDAALSIHELDAPVLDSADAWARVAVERVDEGTEGETRWEEWRLDPVEAAAECETVATIDRGFAAVIEATVAASRLGVAGYDDDELRCRLDYCASVVERAGDAREREAFARLIRHSDWTP is encoded by the coding sequence ATGACCGGGGACGCGGAGTGGCCCGTCGACCTCGCCGGAGTCACCGAGTCGGTCGTGACGACCCTCGGGCCGAACGGCCTGTGGAACGCCGCGGCGCTCGGGCTGTTCGCCGGCGACGGCGACGACGCGGTCACCGCCCGGACGTGGGGCGACACCCGCACGCGGCGCAACTTCCATCGACAGGGGGAGGGCTACGTCCAGTTCACGCGCGACCCGGTCGACTTCGTCGACGCCGCGCTGTCGATCCACGAACTCGACGCGCCGGTGCTCGACTCCGCCGACGCGTGGGCGCGCGTCGCGGTCGAGCGGGTCGACGAGGGAACGGAGGGCGAGACGCGCTGGGAGGAGTGGCGCCTCGACCCGGTCGAGGCGGCCGCCGAGTGCGAGACGGTGGCGACGATCGACCGCGGCTTCGCGGCCGTGATCGAGGCCACGGTCGCGGCCTCGCGGCTCGGCGTCGCGGGCTACGACGACGACGAACTCCGGTGTCGGCTCGACTACTGTGCCTCGGTCGTCGAGCGCGCGGGCGACGCACGCGAGCGCGAGGCGTTCGCCCGACTGATCCGGCACTCGGACTGGACCCCGTGA
- the cysE gene encoding serine O-acetyltransferase — MFERIREDVRAILERDPAATSALEVLLCYPGMHALWAHRLAHRLWNRDRWLAARVLSQVVRLATGVEIHPAASIGRRVTIDHGMGVVIGETAVVGDDVHMFHGVTLGGAAARRVKRHPTVENGVRIGANATLLGDITVGEGATVGAGAVVTDSVDPGATVIGVPARPVD, encoded by the coding sequence ATGTTCGAACGGATTCGTGAGGACGTCCGGGCGATCCTCGAGCGCGACCCCGCGGCGACGAGCGCGCTCGAAGTGTTGCTGTGTTACCCCGGCATGCACGCGCTCTGGGCGCACCGACTCGCCCACCGCCTGTGGAACCGCGACCGGTGGCTCGCCGCGCGCGTCCTCTCGCAAGTCGTTCGCCTCGCCACCGGCGTCGAGATCCACCCGGCCGCCTCGATCGGGCGGCGCGTGACGATCGACCACGGGATGGGCGTCGTCATCGGCGAGACGGCCGTCGTCGGCGACGACGTGCACATGTTCCACGGCGTCACCCTCGGGGGCGCGGCCGCCCGGCGGGTCAAGCGCCACCCGACCGTCGAGAATGGCGTCCGGATCGGCGCGAACGCGACGCTCCTCGGCGACATCACGGTCGGCGAGGGCGCGACCGTCGGCGCCGGGGCGGTCGTCACCGACTCCGTCGACCCGGGCGCGACCGTGATCGGCGTTCCCGCGCGTCCGGTCGACTGA
- the cofD gene encoding 2-phospho-L-lactate transferase, whose amino-acid sequence MVTFLSGGTGTPKLLDGAGTAFSPAETTVIANTGDDIELGGLFVSPDVDTLLFQGGGVLDREHWWGIEGDTHRTHSALRDIATAADLPEGPQYLPDERQTEGREIARWRRFSGVGEFMTIGDRDRAVHLTRTSLLDQGHSLSEVTARLADAFGLSADLLPMSDDPVASIVHTDEGPMHFQEFWVGREGEPAVENVEFRGSSRAEPAPGVIEALDDVVVIGPSNPVTSIGPMLALPGVGDALHETTVVAVSPFLGDEAFSGPAGELMEAVGATASTRGLATAYPFADAFVVDERDDVAFDRPTVRTDIGIDSPADAKRVIEAVTDAVDLVA is encoded by the coding sequence ATGGTTACGTTCCTCTCCGGAGGCACCGGAACGCCGAAACTGCTGGACGGAGCCGGGACCGCGTTCTCGCCGGCGGAGACGACGGTGATCGCGAACACCGGTGACGACATCGAACTCGGCGGGCTGTTCGTCTCCCCCGACGTCGACACCCTCCTCTTTCAGGGCGGCGGCGTCCTCGACCGCGAGCACTGGTGGGGGATCGAGGGCGACACCCACCGCACCCACTCCGCGCTCCGGGACATCGCTACCGCGGCGGACCTCCCCGAGGGGCCCCAGTACCTCCCCGACGAGCGCCAGACCGAGGGCCGGGAGATCGCCCGCTGGCGGCGCTTCTCGGGCGTCGGCGAGTTCATGACGATCGGCGACCGCGACCGGGCGGTCCACCTCACCCGGACCAGCCTGCTCGATCAGGGCCACTCGCTGAGCGAGGTCACGGCGCGGCTGGCCGACGCGTTCGGCCTCTCGGCCGACCTCCTGCCGATGAGCGACGACCCCGTCGCCAGCATCGTCCACACCGACGAGGGGCCGATGCACTTCCAGGAGTTCTGGGTCGGCCGCGAGGGCGAACCCGCCGTCGAGAACGTCGAGTTCCGCGGCTCCTCGCGGGCCGAACCGGCGCCGGGCGTGATCGAGGCGCTCGACGACGTCGTCGTGATCGGGCCCTCGAATCCCGTCACGAGCATCGGGCCGATGCTCGCGCTGCCCGGCGTCGGCGACGCGCTCCACGAGACGACCGTCGTCGCCGTCTCGCCGTTCCTCGGCGACGAGGCGTTCTCCGGCCCCGCGGGCGAACTCATGGAGGCCGTCGGCGCGACGGCCAGCACCCGCGGGCTGGCGACGGCGTACCCGTTCGCCGACGCGTTCGTCGTCGACGAGCGCGACGACGTCGCCTTCGACCGGCCGACCGTCCGGACCGACATCGGGATCGACTCGCCCGCGGACGCGAAACGCGTGATCGAGGCGGTCACCGACGCGGTCGATCTGGTCGCCTGA
- a CDS encoding thioredoxin family protein, producing MKIEVIGPGCPRCKKTERRVEDALEALDGRVDATVEKVSDQMEIIDRGVMHTPAVAVDGDVKTEGDIPEVDRLVEIFRAA from the coding sequence ATGAAAATCGAAGTGATCGGACCCGGCTGTCCACGGTGCAAGAAGACCGAACGGCGCGTCGAGGACGCGCTCGAAGCGCTCGACGGTCGCGTCGACGCGACCGTCGAGAAAGTCAGCGACCAGATGGAGATCATCGACCGCGGCGTCATGCACACGCCAGCCGTCGCCGTCGACGGCGACGTGAAGACGGAGGGCGATATTCCCGAGGTCGACCGACTGGTGGAGATCTTCCGGGCCGCCTGA
- a CDS encoding triphosphoribosyl-dephospho-CoA synthase: protein MRTAAGNAELALLLEVAGTPKPGNVDRHRDLDDLRFEHFLAGAVGARDGLEMAAEGAAVGPAFERAVEGMAAQGGGNTQFGALLLLVPLVRAAREDLSQPVAESVVERTTVADAAAFYRAFDHVDVFVSEPPADLEPLDVRRGSDAVPALEQRGLTLLDVMDRSVPGDDVAREWLTGFERSFAAAERIAAADGPVADRAAATFLSLLAERPDTLVAKRSGEGVAREVTERAAELRESAADRERVEAFADDLVARGINPGTTADLTAAGLFIALEREAVDV, encoded by the coding sequence ATGCGAACCGCCGCGGGGAACGCCGAACTCGCCCTCCTGCTGGAGGTCGCGGGCACGCCGAAGCCGGGCAACGTCGACCGCCACCGCGACCTCGACGACCTGCGGTTCGAGCACTTCCTCGCCGGCGCGGTCGGCGCCCGGGACGGCCTCGAGATGGCGGCCGAGGGCGCCGCCGTCGGCCCGGCGTTCGAGCGCGCGGTCGAGGGGATGGCCGCTCAGGGCGGCGGCAACACCCAGTTCGGCGCGCTCCTGTTGCTCGTCCCGCTCGTCCGCGCCGCGCGCGAGGACCTCTCCCAGCCGGTCGCCGAGTCGGTCGTCGAGCGCACGACGGTCGCCGACGCGGCGGCTTTCTACCGCGCGTTCGACCACGTCGACGTCTTCGTCTCCGAGCCGCCGGCCGACCTCGAACCGCTCGACGTCCGCCGCGGGAGCGACGCCGTCCCGGCGCTGGAACAGCGGGGGCTGACGCTGCTCGACGTGATGGACCGGAGCGTCCCCGGCGACGACGTCGCCCGCGAGTGGCTGACCGGCTTCGAGCGGTCGTTCGCCGCCGCCGAGCGGATCGCCGCGGCCGACGGCCCGGTCGCGGATCGGGCGGCGGCGACGTTCCTCTCGCTGCTCGCCGAGCGCCCCGACACGCTCGTCGCGAAGCGCAGCGGCGAGGGCGTCGCCCGCGAGGTGACCGAGCGTGCGGCCGAACTGCGCGAGTCGGCGGCCGACCGCGAGCGGGTCGAGGCGTTCGCCGACGACCTCGTCGCCCGCGGGATCAACCCCGGGACGACGGCGGATCTCACCGCGGCCGGACTGTTCATCGCCCTCGAGCGCGAAGCAGTCGACGTATGA
- a CDS encoding MBL fold metallo-hydrolase translates to MTEPRTAAVADGVYRCGSERVNWYVVAADGELTVVDAGFPGHWPQLPALLDALGSDLTDVAACVLTHAHPDHAGFAARLREAADVPVWVHEAGVEAARGEWELPVAGTVKNLWRPEMLRYGVEFVRSGGTSVPPVRTVRTFGDGETLDVPGRPRAIHAPGHSEDHVALSVPDREVLFCGDALATVDFVAGRGHRPQLLPAWINRNHDRARESIARLEPLGEVTLLPGHGDPWRGRTETAVELALERE, encoded by the coding sequence ATGACCGAACCGAGGACCGCGGCCGTCGCGGACGGCGTCTACCGGTGCGGGAGCGAGCGCGTCAACTGGTACGTCGTCGCGGCGGACGGCGAACTCACGGTGGTCGACGCCGGCTTCCCCGGCCACTGGCCCCAGCTACCCGCGCTGCTCGACGCGCTCGGCTCCGACCTGACGGACGTCGCCGCCTGCGTGCTGACCCACGCCCACCCCGATCACGCGGGGTTCGCCGCCCGACTCCGCGAGGCGGCCGACGTCCCGGTGTGGGTACACGAGGCGGGCGTCGAGGCCGCACGGGGCGAGTGGGAGCTTCCGGTCGCGGGAACCGTGAAGAACCTCTGGCGGCCGGAGATGCTCCGGTACGGCGTCGAGTTCGTCCGGTCCGGCGGGACGTCGGTGCCGCCCGTCCGGACGGTCCGGACGTTCGGCGACGGGGAGACCCTCGACGTTCCCGGGCGGCCGCGGGCGATCCACGCCCCGGGCCACAGCGAGGACCACGTCGCGCTCTCCGTCCCCGACCGCGAGGTGCTCTTCTGTGGCGACGCGCTCGCCACGGTCGACTTCGTCGCCGGCCGCGGCCACCGCCCCCAACTGCTGCCGGCGTGGATCAACCGGAACCACGACCGGGCCCGCGAGTCGATCGCACGGCTCGAACCGCTCGGCGAGGTCACGCTGTTGCCCGGCCACGGCGACCCGTGGCGGGGACGGACCGAGACGGCCGTCGAACTCGCCCTCGAACGGGAGTGA
- a CDS encoding permease, whose product MASLLGVLEAVVRAGIDETLSYLTLHVITCLVPAFFIAGGISALLSDRFVTKYLGGDAPKLHAYSIASVSGVALAVCSCTILPMFAGLYRKGAGIGPATAFLFSGPAINVLAIVFTARVLGLPLGGARAVFAVAMAGAIGLAMAFAFRDAEEGEGAVVATDGGYEQVVGGERPAWVTAAFFGSMVAILLIAASGLLSVAVKVAALAPLFALLGYLLWVEFDRGEIDEWLQETWFFTRTIFPLLIVGTFVIGIIGAVAALAQGMDPLEPVAVGEQTFAAHQVAPGLLTREVFGQTTLLSTGLASVIGAVLYMPTLLEVPIVGSLFGYTQGLMDGGPALTLLLAGPSLSLPNMIVIWKTIGTKRTALYLVLVAVAATAAGLLWGTLL is encoded by the coding sequence GCTTCACGTCATCACGTGTCTTGTGCCGGCGTTTTTCATCGCGGGGGGCATCTCCGCGCTGCTGTCCGACCGGTTCGTCACGAAGTACCTCGGCGGGGACGCGCCGAAACTCCACGCGTACAGTATCGCGTCGGTCTCCGGCGTGGCCCTCGCGGTGTGTAGCTGTACGATCCTGCCGATGTTCGCCGGACTGTACCGGAAAGGCGCCGGCATCGGACCGGCGACGGCATTCCTCTTCTCGGGGCCGGCGATCAACGTCCTCGCGATCGTCTTCACCGCCCGCGTGCTCGGACTGCCGCTGGGCGGCGCCCGGGCGGTCTTCGCCGTCGCGATGGCCGGCGCGATCGGCCTCGCGATGGCGTTCGCGTTCCGGGACGCCGAGGAGGGCGAGGGCGCGGTCGTCGCGACCGACGGCGGCTACGAGCAGGTCGTCGGCGGCGAGCGCCCGGCGTGGGTGACCGCCGCCTTCTTCGGCAGCATGGTCGCGATCCTGCTGATCGCGGCGTCCGGTCTGCTCTCGGTCGCGGTGAAGGTGGCCGCGCTCGCGCCGCTGTTCGCCCTGCTGGGCTACCTCCTGTGGGTCGAGTTCGACCGCGGCGAGATCGACGAGTGGCTCCAGGAGACGTGGTTCTTCACGCGGACGATCTTTCCGCTGCTGATCGTCGGGACGTTCGTCATCGGGATCATCGGCGCGGTCGCCGCGCTGGCACAGGGGATGGACCCCCTCGAACCGGTGGCCGTCGGCGAGCAGACCTTCGCGGCCCACCAGGTCGCACCCGGCCTGTTGACCCGCGAGGTCTTCGGCCAGACGACGCTGCTGTCGACGGGGCTGGCGTCGGTCATCGGCGCGGTCCTGTACATGCCGACGCTGCTGGAGGTACCGATCGTCGGTTCCCTGTTCGGCTACACGCAGGGGCTGATGGACGGCGGACCCGCGCTGACGCTGCTGCTGGCCGGACCGTCGCTCTCGCTGCCGAACATGATCGTCATCTGGAAGACGATCGGGACGAAGCGGACGGCGCTGTACCTCGTGCTCGTCGCCGTCGCCGCGACGGCCGCCGGCCTCCTGTGGGGGACGCTGCTGTAA
- the sod gene encoding superoxide dismutase, giving the protein MTNYDLPDLPYDYDALEPHISEQVLTWHHDTHHQGYVDGWNGAEETLAENREAGDFDASPAALRSVTHNGSGHVLHDLFWKNMSPEGGDEPSGDLADRIEADFGSYEAWKGEFEAAAGAAGGWALLVYDSFSNQLRNVVVDKHDQGALWGSHPILACDVWEHSYYHDYGPARGEFVDAFFEVVDWEEPERRYEAAVERFE; this is encoded by the coding sequence ATGACGAACTACGACCTTCCCGACCTGCCGTACGACTACGACGCCCTGGAACCGCACATCAGCGAGCAGGTGCTGACGTGGCACCACGACACCCACCACCAGGGCTACGTCGACGGCTGGAACGGCGCCGAGGAGACGCTGGCGGAGAACCGCGAGGCCGGCGACTTCGACGCCTCGCCCGCCGCGTTGCGAAGCGTCACCCACAACGGCTCCGGCCACGTCCTCCACGACCTGTTCTGGAAGAACATGAGCCCGGAGGGCGGCGACGAGCCCTCGGGCGACCTCGCCGACCGCATCGAGGCAGACTTCGGCTCCTACGAGGCCTGGAAAGGCGAGTTCGAGGCCGCCGCGGGCGCCGCCGGCGGCTGGGCCCTGCTGGTGTACGACTCGTTCTCGAACCAGCTACGCAACGTGGTCGTCGACAAGCACGACCAGGGCGCGCTGTGGGGTAGCCACCCGATTCTCGCGTGTGACGTCTGGGAGCACTCCTACTACCACGACTACGGCCCCGCCCGCGGCGAGTTCGTCGACGCCTTCTTCGAGGTCGTCGACTGGGAGGAGCCCGAACGCCGCTACGAGGCGGCCGTCGAACGGTTCGAGTAG
- a CDS encoding tRNA-dihydrouridine synthase has translation MFDPRLALASLSGRSDAAWAAAGAPYAGAAFLGGVALDDPAREAARELVARDREEFLPPDPVAFVDDQLAALADVPLRAGFNVRSATREPIRRVARVCRDRDALLEINAHCRQDELCAVGCGETLLRDADRLCEYVATAAEAGATVGVKVRAEVPAVDLPALAADLEAAGASFVHVDAMDSEAVVADVADACDLFVIANNGVRDAATVREYLDYGADAVSVGRPSTDPVVLERVRAAVDDRVAVADR, from the coding sequence ATGTTCGACCCGCGCCTCGCGCTCGCGAGCCTCAGCGGGCGCTCGGACGCCGCGTGGGCCGCCGCCGGCGCCCCGTACGCGGGCGCGGCCTTCCTCGGCGGCGTCGCCCTCGACGACCCCGCCCGCGAGGCGGCCCGCGAACTCGTCGCCCGCGACCGCGAGGAGTTCCTCCCCCCGGACCCGGTCGCGTTCGTCGACGACCAGCTCGCCGCCCTCGCGGACGTCCCCCTCAGAGCGGGGTTCAACGTCCGCAGCGCGACCCGCGAGCCGATCCGGCGGGTCGCACGCGTCTGTCGCGACCGCGACGCGCTCCTCGAGATCAACGCCCACTGCCGACAGGACGAACTGTGCGCCGTCGGCTGTGGCGAGACGCTCCTGCGCGACGCCGACCGGCTCTGCGAGTACGTCGCGACCGCGGCCGAGGCGGGCGCGACCGTCGGCGTCAAGGTCCGCGCGGAGGTCCCGGCGGTCGACCTCCCGGCGCTCGCCGCCGACCTCGAGGCCGCCGGCGCGTCGTTCGTCCACGTCGACGCGATGGACTCGGAGGCGGTGGTCGCAGACGTCGCCGACGCCTGTGACCTGTTCGTGATCGCCAACAACGGCGTCCGCGACGCGGCGACGGTCCGGGAGTACCTCGACTACGGCGCCGACGCGGTCAGCGTGGGCCGGCCCAGCACCGACCCGGTCGTCCTCGAACGGGTGCGCGCGGCCGTCGACGACCGCGTCGCCGTCGCCGACCGGTAG